GGTGTGCTCACTTGACCATCGTGTAGATGTAAACGCCGCGTTTCAATGCGCCGGCGAAAGTGCGGGTCGTGGGAGACGAGAATCATGGATTGCGGTAAATCGTTTAAGATTTCGATGAGGCGTTCCGTGACGGCTTCATCCAAAGCATTGCTGGGTTCGTCTAACAATAAAACTTTGGGTTCCATGGCCAAGACGGCGGCTAAGGTCACCAGACGCTTTTCCCCCCCCGATAATTTGTGCGTGATTCGGTCATGAAAACCTGTGAGATGTAAACGCGCCAAAACATCGTCGACGATGGCCATGGTTTCGTCGCGTGTTTTCCCTAAGTTCAGGGGGCCAAAAGCCACGTCTTCGGCAACCGTGGGACAAAACAATTGATCGTCCGGGTCTTGGAAGACATAACCCGCAAGGCGCCGGACTTCGTGGAAGTCTTTTTCTTCGCGTCGCTCTTGGCCGAACGCACACACGCTGCCGAGCGAAGGTTTAAGCAAGCCCACAGCGATGCGCAACAAGGTGCTTTTGCCCGCGCCATTGGCACCCGTCAACGAAAGCCGCTCGCCTTCGTTTAAGGTCAAACATGCCCCGTTCAAAACGGGTGCGTGGGCGGGGTAGGAAAAATGAATGTTGTTGAGTTCAATAAGCGACGGCATAGGCCCACTCCACTGACAGCAGGGCCACAACCGTGGACGCGCCAATTGCACTGAACCAAACATCACGCACAGAAAAGGTGAGATGATCAATCACATGAATTTGTCCGGAAAAGCCACGGCACTTCATGGCGGCGAGGACGCGCTCGGACCGTTCCATCGCCCGCACCAACATCATCCCCACTAAGTAGCCAAAGCTCACATATGTATGGCGGGAATTTTGCGGGCGAAAGCCCCGTGCCTTCATGGCTGTGCGCAGGCGTTGGTATTCTTGGTGCAAGACATCAATATAGCGCACCGTAAACATAAGCAAATGGACCAAAGTGTCGGGTGTGCGCAGGCGGTATAAGCTGTGGCACAAGGTGGTGGATTCCATTGTGCCCACCAACGCCATCAGCATCAAAACGATGGCGTTCGCTTTCAACGCAATGCGTGCCGCCTGTAAAAAACCTTCCCAGCTGGCGGGGAAACCGAACACATGAAACATGGCCTCGCCGGGTACGGTAAACGGTAACATGGCCAGCATGAAAATGATGAAGCTGTCCATGGCAATCATGCGTTTGAGTGTACGGCGGATGGGCATGCGCGCCGTCGCCATGACCAGCACGGATGCCCCAACGGCGGCTGCCAAAGCGACAAACTGGTGCAGGGCCACGACCGTGACGGCAAACACAACGGACCCGATGATGCGGGCACGGGGATCAATCCCGCGTACCGCATTGGGTGCGTGGGAAAAACCGTTGAGCGTACTGACAGCACGCCCGCTACCGCCGAGAAGGTGACTCACGCAGAGGCCTCCTTCAGCTTTTGACGCGCCGCCACATACATGCCCATTCCAAAGATGCCGACGATGTAACCAATACCGCCCAAGATGGTTTGCAAATCGTTCTTCTCTTTGTAGGCCGAAATCTCACGCCGCAAAGGGCGCAATTCGTCGCGGATCATTTTCGCCAACGCGGCTTTGTCGACCGAAGCGCCTGTTGCGATAGGTGCGGCGGCAGCCATTTGTGTGGGCGCAGGTGCATCTGTTTCAGGCTGTCCGATTCCGGTCACTGCTGCGACGTCCTCTGCACTCATGGACGTTGTCGCGATGTGGCCGGCTCCCAGGTCCGCTTGGAAGATATGGGCGACGGACTGGGTGGGCTTAAAGGTGAAGAAACCGTCCTCGTCGGTTTTGGTTTCCCCCAGTTTGTTTTGGTTTTCATCAAAGACTTCGATCAATTGATCGACGGACATAACGCCGTTGGAAAAGCCAAGTTCCCCTTCGATAACGTCGCCGCTCTCGAAAACCGCCATGATCACTTTGTGTGCGCTGGCTGGTGAAGTTGCCAAAAACACCGCCACAACGGCCACCGCAAGAAACTTATGCATTTTGCGTTCCTTCCAGGGTGTTGGGGGTCAGGGCGTAGAACAGCTCTGGCTTGACGCGGTGCGCCAACAAAACCGCTGCGCCCGTCAAAATGCCTTCGATGGCCATGACTGGGATGTGCGCAAAGAATACGAGTTTCGCGGCTGCAAAAAACTCTTCGCCGGATAGCATCAAGGCAACCGCAACGAACACCGTCGTTAAAGCAATGGCCAATGCGCCGCCGAACGCTCCCCAGGCGGCGGCGATTTTTGCAGACCCCTGGTTCAAGCCCGGGCGGCAGATGTAAGACACCAACACAGCAGGCAAGGCAATGGCAACCGTATTGACACCCAAAACCGTAATGCCCCCAAATCCAAAAAATATGGCTTGCAATAAAAGACCAACGAACAAAGCCGGGAAGGCCGCCCATCCGAGGATAACTCCAGCCATGCCGTTGAGGATCAGGTGAACGCTCGACGGTCCGATGGGCACATGAATAAGTGATGCGATAAAGAACGTGGCGCTTAAAACCCCAGCGGCCGGGATGCGGTCCACATCGAGCTTTTTCAAACCCAGTCCAAGGCCTGCAACAGCTAAGATGCCGCCGCCAATGACGACTTCAGTTGCCAGTGCTCCGTCAACAATGTGCATGGTTGGTCACTCCCTGTTTGTGCATCACGGCTTATTTCACGTCGTAGGCGCGAATCCACAAGACGGCGTCTTGGGACAATTCTTTGCCTTGGTGTTCAGTTTTTGGGCCGGAGCCCAACGCGGCGAATCCCCAGAAACCGGCACGCGGAATACCGAATGTGAAGTAGCCATTTTCATCGCTGATGGCGACGACGGAACCGCCCGGCATTGGACCTGCAACAGGTTGCTTGGCGGTGTTTGAAGTCATATCCGGTTCTGCCGCCATGAACTCAATTTCGATTTCACCACCCGCGACGGGTTTGCCTTCGGACAACAAGCGGCCCGTAAACGTTGAACCTGCCAAAATATTGGTGGGCTTATTCAGAGGCACGATTTCGGTCGGCAAGCCCAACGGTTCGTTCCATCCCCCCGGAATGCCACCGCGGTTGACGTAGCTTTTGGTGATTTGTTGGATGTAGGTATCTTCGCTGCCCTCAAGATACGGTGCGGGGGTCAACGCGAAGATGTAATCACCGGTGCGCTTCAATGGTACGGTGGCTTCATAGGCGGCAGCGACATTGTCTTTGCCCTGGAACGTGATCGGTTTCAGCGCTCCCCGTAAATCTTTCTTTTTGCCTTTGAGCACATAATAGAATTCTTCCGGCTGCCCCATATCCATGACATGAGCGTTTTCGAACGGATGCCAGAAAATCAGCTTGAACGGGACATTGCCGGCTTTTTCCAGGTTAACGTCCGGGGTGTAGATCAACTGAAAGTGTGCGAGAGCGGGTAAAGAAATGGTCGCGCCCAAGCATAGGCCGGCAGCTGCTGCGAGAATTTTTTTCATGAACTTCGGTTCCTTAAACAGCAATAAACTTTGCGCCAAAGCAGGGAGCAAGAACCGAGATTTCGAGTGTTTGAAATTTCTAAACCCCATAACGGCAGACTCCGCAGTTCAGCGCACGATTAAAATCGCCACCGAAGACGGAACAATCCGCACCACCAGCTTTCCCCGGCTGGAAGTAGAGGTGACGCGTCCTAAGGCAGGTCTCCTGGCTCGCGGGTCGTTAACGCTCGGTCCGTCTTCCCTGAAAACACCTCTTGGGATGTTCGCAAGTGACTATAAGGACTGGCGTCTCGCCGCTCACAGTTGCGGGGACAGCCGCAGATTACATCCCCCTGATGGGTAAGACGCTTCTGCAGTTCCCTTTTAATCCCCCGGATCTTCTCCGTTTATGGGGAACCAAAGGCCACGGGGGGCATACTACTGTTGCACTGCGAAAATTCAATAGCGAAATTGAATTGGATGGGCCGAAGGCACGGGCGTTTTTCTCAGACAAATTGACCAAGGTGTTTGAATTGTTAGCGTATTACGCTTGCGTCAGACATAAAAAAAACCGCCCCAGTTGGGCGGCTTTTTTGTTAGAGAAACGTGATCAGTTTCCTGTGGCCTCTTGCGCAATGGTGTCGAGCAAGTTTTCAATCGCCAATAAAGCTTGGCGGGACTCGATGGAGCCGCCCCGCTTGGGAACGCGATAGCCAACATGAACGGTGCCGGGTTCGTCGGCCAGTTCAAACACCATCATGGAATACGGGCAGAACATGATGTTGGTCGGGTCCGCTTCGACCGCTTCGCGGGTGTATTTGGCGGAACAAAACATCAGCATTTTGGCGTTGTTGTAGACCTTTTTCTTGCCACCCACATCCTTCATGGTGCGCGCCAGCATTTCGCCCACATCGGCGCGAAAATCAATCACCAGGCCTTGGTTGATAACGGCGTTTTCAGCGTCGCTGACGACATCGTCAAACGCGGCTTTGACGCTGTAGGTTTTAAACGGGCCGTGGGCTGAAGCCGTACCCGCGTTGACTAGAAAAATCAGAGTAAAAACAGATAGTGTCGTGAACAAAAAGTGTCTCATGAAACCCTCCCAGTATTTCACCTTGCTTTCGCAATATAGCATGCCTGATTAGACATTTGTTTTCCCAAGGCTGAGGACAAGCTTTTTTATGTCTAATTCCGCAAGAAAAGGGCCCCCAGCCGGGGCCCTTTTGGGATTTAAGCGCGAAGCAGTTTGTTGTACAACTTGAACAGGGTCAAGATTGTTTTGGCCTGAACCAAGACCAAGGGCAACAACACAATGAAATACATTGGCGAGAACTTGTCCATTAAACCCGTTTTCACCAGACCGAGGGTCAGGAAAAACATGCCGAAGACAAACAAGCCCACGCCAGGGCAAATCAGAGCATAGCTGCCGGGGCTTTGCTCCGGTCCGCGCAGGAAGTCGGTGAAATAACCGACTTTGCGCATGGCCACGAATCCAAGCATGCCAAACATGACTTGCAGGCCCAAAAAGCTCGACGTCAGCAAGAACCGCAAGGAATCGCTGCTTTCGGAATGAAACAGCGTGTGCATGCCGCGAAAGCCCAACACAATTTTGACTAGGCCTAAGAAAATGGCGGCGCTGAGAAACAATATCGAACCCAATGCGCCAACCACAATGGTCGCCGTCACATGGCTCATGGCCGTGGAGGCCGCGAAGCCGACACCGACCATGGCAAAGGCAAAGATTGCCAACATCTGACTAAGATTGTTGTTGCTCGTGCAATCAAAATGGCCTTTGGACAAAACACGCCAAAAAACGCCATGGCGGCCATCGCCAAGACGATCAAAATCTGCACGGGCAAACTCGCGTTGAAAAAATAAGGGGACAGCACATCAAAAGTGATGATCGGTGTGCCTGGGTGCGGAACCATAAACATCAAATAGACGAAAAAGGTTACGGCTAAGCTACCGTTGCCAAGGGCGACGAGAAAATACAAAGGCGAATAGTCTTGGCCTAAGTGTTGTTCGCTGAATTTTCGCTTTAGCGAAACGCTTTGAGGTAGTGCTTCTCAAACCAGCGTTTCGACCAGTGGCCGAGCTTGGACATGGGCACCATCATGGTGCGTTTGGGATCGCGATAAACCATGGTGCCGGACGTGAGCGTATCGACAATACAGATCAATTCGACGCGGAATGTATCGTCGGCTTTTTGCCCTGACATCTCTGCCATAAGGTTGGTTGCCGCCGTGTTGGCTTGCAAATCTGCCATGTGGGCTTGCTTGGGCATCCAATCTGGACCGCCTTGATACGATCCGGTGTCGCCAACCACATATGTTTTGTCCCAACTGTCAATCTTGCAGGTCATGTCGGCTTGCACCATGCCGCCGGGGGACAGGGGCAGGCCGCTGTCTTGCACCCACGCGGGACCTGTGAGGCCCGGCATAAACAAAATCAGGTCGGTGGCAAATTCGCCGCCTTCGGTAATCACTTTGTCCGCTTCGAATTTTTTCATCTTGTTGCCAAGGTGCGTTTCGATGCCGCAGGTTTTCATTTTTCCCAACAGGCGTTCAACCGCCTTTTCCCCCATGCGGATGCCCGGCTTGGGCGCGGGGGAGAAAAACACCAGCTTGAACTTGTCGCGCTTGCCCTGTTGGCGCAGGTAAGTGTCGATGCCGAACAGGAATTCGAACATCGGTCCGCCGCGCACGCCGCTGGGTTCTTTGGGATTGCCGCCAAAACCCATGGCAATGGTACCCCCACTGCCGTCCATCATGGCGTGGAGCTTGTCGTGGATTTCTTGCGCTTCCTTGACCCCGGAGCACGGCACGATGGCGTTTTCAATGCCTGGCAGTTTGCGGATGAAGCGTCCGCCCGACGCGATGATTAAACCGTCGTTGGCAACCTTGCCGTTGTCGGTCACCACTGTCCGTCCGCCATCTTCCAAGCCCGTGACCCCGCCTTGGTGAAAGTCTACGCGGTTGGCGTTCAAGAAGTGATCCAACGGAACGACTAAGTCTTCGGCCTTGCGCAGCTTGGTCGGCACCCAAATGAGGCTCGGGTAATACACGAACTCTTTTTTCGGGGCGATGAGGGTGATGGACGCGTTCGGGTCGCGTTTGCGCAAAGCTTTGGCGGCGGTCAGCGCGCCGAATCCTGCGCCGATGACGGCAAATTGAACCATGGTCGTTCCTTTTCGGAAATTCATTTTCCCCGACGTTATCAAGGCTTGGACGGTTTTTCAAACCTTCTCCAAATTTGCTGAAAAAAGCAGCATTTGGAATGTGGTCTTTGCGACAATTATAAGCAGAGGGAAAAGCTAATGCCTTGAATTCATGGAAAAAAGGTTTTGGCACAGGGTTTGCTCATATTCGCAGAGAAAACCGCCAACCGCCAAAGGAAGCGTACCGTCGTGTCGGCCAAACGCCTTTTACTCGTGCTCGCCCTGATTTTCGTGCCCCTGAATGCCTGGGCCGCAAAGACCACCATTGCGGTCGCGGCCAATTTTACGGCAGCGGCCAAAGACATCGCCAAGGCGTTCGAAGCCCAAACCGGACACAAAGCCGTGTTGGCTTTTGGCTCCACCGGAAAGTTGTTTGCACAAATCGCCTATGGTGCGCCGTTTGATGCATTTTTGGCGGCAGACGTGGTTCGGCCGGGCAAAGCGGTGCAAGACGGTTTCGCGGTGCAAGGGTCACAGTTCACCTACGCCCTGGGCAAAATTGTTTTGTTCAGCGCGGATGAAAGCTTGGTCGATGGAAATGGTGATGTGTTGGGTAAAGGCGATTTATTTAACAAAATCGCCATCGCCAACCCCAAAACGGCACCGTATGGTGCGGCCGCTGTTGACGTGCTGCAAAAGCTTGGCCTCTACGTGCAAGCACGAACGAAGCTCGTCAAAGGTGACAACATCGCGCAGACCTATCAGTTTGTGATGACGCAAAATGCCCAACTGGGTTTTGTGGCGTACGCGCAAGTGATCTTTGCCGAGGGTGGCTCGACGTGGGTGGTTCCTGAAAACCTCTACACCCCCATTCGCCAAGACGCCGTCTTGTTGGACCAGGGCAAAGACAATCCGGCGGCCAAAGCGTTTCTTGAGTTTCTCAAATCCGATCAAGGCCGCGCGATCATTCAAAAGTACGGCTATGGGGTGGATGAGTGATGTTCGACCCCGCCATCTGGCTGACCTTAAAACTCGCCACCGTGGTGACCATCGTGCTGATGATCATCGGCACGCCCTTGGCGTGGTGGCTGGCGCGGTCCAAAGCGTGGTGGAAAGAAGCGGTGGGCGCGGTGGTGGCCCTGCCTTTGGTGTTGCCGCCAACTGTGCTGGGCTTTTATTTGCTGATCGCCATGGGCCCGCAAAGTCCCTTGGGCGCGTTTGTCAAAGACGTGTTTGGACAAACGCTGCCGTTCACGTTTGAAGGTCTGGTGGTGGGCTCGGTCATATATTCATTACCGTTTGTGGTCCAACCCATCCGCAATGCGTTTGAGGCCTTTGGGGAGCGGCCGTTGGAAGTCGCTGCCACCCTGCGGGCTTCCCCCCTAAATACATTTTTTACCGTGGCACTTCCTCTTGCGCGCCCGGGCATGCTCACAGGCGCGGTGTTGGGCTTTGCCCACACGGTGGGTGAGTTCGGCGTTGTGTTGATGATCGGCGGTAACATTCCCGGCGAAACCAAAGTGCTCTCGGTCGCCATTTATGACCATGTGGAAGCCCTGGAATGGGGCCAAGCCCACATTCTTGCGGGCGGCATGTTGGCGTTTTCCTTTGCGGTCATCTTAGCCATGATGGTGATTGAAAAGCGCTGGAGGAATAGGCTCGCATGACTATCCGCACGCGCTTTGGCGAAACCTTGGGTGACTTTGAACTGGATGTGGAATTCAGCTTCCCCGAACGCGGTGTGACAGCGCTGTTCGGGCCGTCGGGCTGTGGTAAGACATCCGTTCTGCGCTGCATGGCGGGCTTGAACCGTGTCGGGCTGGGTCAATTCGGCGTGGATGGTGAAGTCTGGCAAGACGATTATAAGTTCGTGCCGCCGCACAAACGCGACGTGGGTTACGTCTTTCAAGAAGCCAGCCTGTTTCCCCACATGAATGTGCGCGAAAATCTGTTGTTTGGGGCAAAGCGCTCCAGGGCCAAGCACAGCCTTGTGCCCTTTGATGAGTTGGTAGGTTTGTTGGGCTTGACGGAGATGTTGGACCGCTCCCCCTTAAAGCTGTCGGGTGGTGAACGTCAACGCGTCGCCATTGG
This sequence is a window from Magnetovibrio sp. PR-2. Protein-coding genes within it:
- a CDS encoding energy-coupling factor ABC transporter ATP-binding protein, with product MPSLIELNNIHFSYPAHAPVLNGACLTLNEGERLSLTGANGAGKSTLLRIAVGLLKPSLGSVCAFGQERREEKDFHEVRRLAGYVFQDPDDQLFCPTVAEDVAFGPLNLGKTRDETMAIVDDVLARLHLTGFHDRITHKLSGGEKRLVTLAAVLAMEPKVLLLDEPSNALDEAVTERLIEILNDLPQSMILVSHDPHFRRRIETRRLHLHDGQVSTPPEPKCKHAAST
- the cbiQ gene encoding cobalt ECF transporter T component CbiQ — encoded protein: MSHLLGGSGRAVSTLNGFSHAPNAVRGIDPRARIIGSVVFAVTVVALHQFVALAAAVGASVLVMATARMPIRRTLKRMIAMDSFIIFMLAMLPFTVPGEAMFHVFGFPASWEGFLQAARIALKANAIVLMLMALVGTMESTTLCHSLYRLRTPDTLVHLLMFTVRYIDVLHQEYQRLRTAMKARGFRPQNSRHTYVSFGYLVGMMLVRAMERSERVLAAMKCRGFSGQIHVIDHLTFSVRDVWFSAIGASTVVALLSVEWAYAVAY
- a CDS encoding cobalt ABC transporter permease, which encodes MHKFLAVAVVAVFLATSPASAHKVIMAVFESGDVIEGELGFSNGVMSVDQLIEVFDENQNKLGETKTDEDGFFTFKPTQSVAHIFQADLGAGHIATTSMSAEDVAAVTGIGQPETDAPAPTQMAAAAPIATGASVDKAALAKMIRDELRPLRREISAYKEKNDLQTILGGIGYIVGIFGMGMYVAARQKLKEASA
- the cbiM gene encoding cobalt transporter CbiM encodes the protein MHIVDGALATEVVIGGGILAVAGLGLGLKKLDVDRIPAAGVLSATFFIASLIHVPIGPSSVHLILNGMAGVILGWAAFPALFVGLLLQAIFFGFGGITVLGVNTVAIALPAVLVSYICRPGLNQGSAKIAAAWGAFGGALAIALTTVFVAVALMLSGEEFFAAAKLVFFAHIPVMAIEGILTGAAVLLAHRVKPELFYALTPNTLEGTQNA
- a CDS encoding DUF4198 domain-containing protein; its protein translation is MKKILAAAAGLCLGATISLPALAHFQLIYTPDVNLEKAGNVPFKLIFWHPFENAHVMDMGQPEEFYYVLKGKKKDLRGALKPITFQGKDNVAAAYEATVPLKRTGDYIFALTPAPYLEGSEDTYIQQITKSYVNRGGIPGGWNEPLGLPTEIVPLNKPTNILAGSTFTGRLLSEGKPVAGGEIEIEFMAAEPDMTSNTAKQPVAGPMPGGSVVAISDENGYFTFGIPRAGFWGFAALGSGPKTEHQGKELSQDAVLWIRAYDVK
- a CDS encoding DUF302 domain-containing protein; the encoded protein is MRHFLFTTLSVFTLIFLVNAGTASAHGPFKTYSVKAAFDDVVSDAENAVINQGLVIDFRADVGEMLARTMKDVGGKKKVYNNAKMLMFCSAKYTREAVEADPTNIMFCPYSMMVFELADEPGTVHVGYRVPKRGGSIESRQALLAIENLLDTIAQEATGN
- a CDS encoding NAD(P)/FAD-dependent oxidoreductase, which encodes MVQFAVIGAGFGALTAAKALRKRDPNASITLIAPKKEFVYYPSLIWVPTKLRKAEDLVVPLDHFLNANRVDFHQGGVTGLEDGGRTVVTDNGKVANDGLIIASGGRFIRKLPGIENAIVPCSGVKEAQEIHDKLHAMMDGSGGTIAMGFGGNPKEPSGVRGGPMFEFLFGIDTYLRQQGKRDKFKLVFFSPAPKPGIRMGEKAVERLLGKMKTCGIETHLGNKMKKFEADKVITEGGEFATDLILFMPGLTGPAWVQDSGLPLSPGGMVQADMTCKIDSWDKTYVVGDTGSYQGGPDWMPKQAHMADLQANTAATNLMAEMSGQKADDTFRVELICIVDTLTSGTMVYRDPKRTMMVPMSKLGHWSKRWFEKHYLKAFR
- the modA gene encoding molybdate ABC transporter substrate-binding protein, translated to MSAKRLLLVLALIFVPLNAWAAKTTIAVAANFTAAAKDIAKAFEAQTGHKAVLAFGSTGKLFAQIAYGAPFDAFLAADVVRPGKAVQDGFAVQGSQFTYALGKIVLFSADESLVDGNGDVLGKGDLFNKIAIANPKTAPYGAAAVDVLQKLGLYVQARTKLVKGDNIAQTYQFVMTQNAQLGFVAYAQVIFAEGGSTWVVPENLYTPIRQDAVLLDQGKDNPAAKAFLEFLKSDQGRAIIQKYGYGVDE
- the modB gene encoding molybdate ABC transporter permease subunit translates to MFDPAIWLTLKLATVVTIVLMIIGTPLAWWLARSKAWWKEAVGAVVALPLVLPPTVLGFYLLIAMGPQSPLGAFVKDVFGQTLPFTFEGLVVGSVIYSLPFVVQPIRNAFEAFGERPLEVAATLRASPLNTFFTVALPLARPGMLTGAVLGFAHTVGEFGVVLMIGGNIPGETKVLSVAIYDHVEALEWGQAHILAGGMLAFSFAVILAMMVIEKRWRNRLA